One window of Aerococcus tenax genomic DNA carries:
- the purB gene encoding adenylosuccinate lyase — MLERYTLPEMGAIWSLENHYQAWLEVEILAVEAWSELGVIPKEDAQAIRQNARFDVDRISEIEAQTRHDVVAFTRCLSEFLGPEKKWVHYGLTSTDVVDTAQAYQLKQANRLIEKDLDQLLDILKEKALLYKDTVCMGRTHGVHAEPTTFGLKMARYYAEIKRNIERFNHAARGVEAGKISGAVGTYANVPTDIEAYVCDHLGIRQQDISTQVLPRDLHAEYIASLALIATSVENMATEIRHLQKSEVHEVEESFAQGQKGSSAMPHKRNPISSENVTGLARVCRGHVVTAYENVSLWHERDISHSSAERIILADTTILVDYILNRFSKVLKNLKVFPDKMLANMQATHGLIYSQRLLLKLVDAGLSREAAYDLVQPLTAKSWDQGQDFRSLVEACPEITDRLSPQAIADAFDYHYHLRRVNEIYRRLGLISD, encoded by the coding sequence ATGTTAGAACGTTATACCTTGCCGGAAATGGGGGCTATTTGGTCCCTTGAAAATCATTACCAAGCTTGGTTAGAAGTTGAAATTTTAGCTGTCGAAGCCTGGAGTGAATTAGGTGTTATCCCTAAGGAAGATGCTCAAGCCATTCGTCAAAATGCCCGCTTCGATGTGGACCGCATCAGCGAAATTGAAGCACAAACCCGCCATGACGTGGTCGCTTTTACCCGCTGCCTATCTGAATTCTTAGGACCAGAAAAGAAATGGGTGCATTATGGACTAACCTCGACTGATGTTGTTGACACCGCCCAAGCCTATCAATTAAAACAAGCTAATCGTCTGATTGAAAAGGACTTAGACCAGCTTTTAGACATTTTAAAAGAAAAAGCCTTACTGTATAAAGACACCGTATGTATGGGGAGAACCCATGGAGTCCATGCTGAACCAACGACTTTTGGCCTAAAAATGGCGCGTTACTATGCTGAAATTAAGCGAAATATTGAACGCTTTAACCATGCAGCTCGGGGTGTTGAAGCGGGTAAGATTTCTGGTGCAGTGGGCACCTATGCTAATGTCCCTACTGACATTGAAGCCTATGTTTGTGACCATTTAGGGATCCGTCAGCAGGATATCTCTACCCAAGTCCTCCCCCGAGACCTACACGCAGAATACATTGCCAGCTTAGCTTTGATTGCAACCAGTGTTGAAAATATGGCCACTGAAATTCGTCACCTGCAAAAATCAGAAGTGCATGAAGTAGAAGAATCCTTTGCCCAAGGTCAAAAGGGTTCGAGTGCTATGCCCCATAAGCGTAATCCCATTTCAAGTGAAAATGTTACTGGTTTAGCTCGAGTTTGTCGTGGCCATGTGGTGACTGCTTATGAAAATGTCTCCCTCTGGCATGAACGTGATATTTCTCATTCTAGTGCAGAACGCATTATCCTAGCTGATACGACAATTCTAGTAGACTATATTTTAAATCGCTTCTCCAAAGTTTTGAAAAATTTGAAAGTCTTTCCAGATAAAATGCTGGCTAATATGCAAGCGACTCATGGCTTAATCTATAGCCAACGCTTATTATTAAAATTAGTCGATGCTGGCTTGTCACGGGAAGCAGCTTATGATCTAGTTCAACCATTAACCGCTAAGTCCTGGGACCAAGGTCAAGATTTTAGGAGTTTAGTAGAGGCTTGTCCAGAAATTACTGACCGCCTGAGTCCACAAGCTATCGCTGATGCTTTTGACTATCATTATCATTTACGTCGTGTTAATGAGATCTACAGAAGATTAGGTTTAATTTCTGACTAG